A genome region from Tenrec ecaudatus isolate mTenEca1 chromosome 13, mTenEca1.hap1, whole genome shotgun sequence includes the following:
- the LOC142424985 gene encoding olfactory receptor 10K2-like, translated as MNASSEPCNISDWLRLEATVKASVFMVAFSFATSTTAIIMAIVVQDRKLQSEIRYILLCHHLLCISSYCGLGIVFQGMRALQANSPLLICWVVFGIQLSVGEGILFTLALMTLNTYLAICWPLRSLVLVDSVKYKILAGMWTVIILKNVSFYLIEGTSHSPVAILKSQPICPVTLNSTTFRVIGTVFFCLPLSVILISYSLIYHEGKRAGHFNRSNVKARKTVLTHLLQMALHVVPTLVIIGLGKRCGAFYFALNMVLFAIFSMAQCFNPLIYGLQNRELQSRLWHWLCCDHMVNSRAPIETDTPALRVRNSSPSGRIR; from the coding sequence ATGAATGCCTCGTCAGAGCCCTGCAACATCTCCGACTGGCTGAGGCTGGAAGCCACGGTGAAGGCCTCTGTGTTCATGGTGGCTTTTTCCTTCGCCACGTCCACCACGGCCATCATCATGGCCATCGTGGTGCAGGATCGGAAACTGCAGAGTGAGATCCGGTACATTCTCCTCTGCCACCATCTCCTGTGCATCTCCTCCTACTGCGGCCTGGGCATTGTGTTCCAGGGGATGCGGGCGCTGCAGGCCAACAGCCCTCTGCTGATCTGCTGGGTGGTGTTCGGCATCCAGCTAAGTGTTGGGGAAGGGATTCTCTTCACCTTGGCCTTGATGACTCTCAACACTTACCTGGCGATTTGCTGGCCTTTGAGATCGCTGGTCCTGGTGGATTCAGTTAAGTACAAGATCCTAGCTGGGATGTGGACCGTCATCATCCTCAAGAATGTTAGCTTCTATCTCATAGAGGGCACGAGCCATTCTCCAGTGGCCATTCTGAAATCCCAGCCCATTTGCCCTGTGACCTTGAACAGCACAACGTTCAGAGTCATTGGTACGGTTTTCTTTTGCCTTCCCCTGTCTGTCATCCTTATCAGCTACTCTCTGATTTACCACGAAGGGAAAAGGGCCGGGCATTTTAATAGGTCGAATGTCAAAGCCAGGAAAACAGTTCTTACTCACCTACTGCAGATGGCCCTACATGTCGTGCCAACCCTGGTGATCATAGGCTTGGGGAAGAGGTGCGGGGCCTTTTACTTTGCTTTAAATATGGTGCTGTTTGCCATCTTTTCAATGGCCCAGTGCTTTAACCCTCTGATCTATGGACTCCAGAACCGAGAACTGCAGAGCAGGCTATGGCACTGGCTGTGCTGTGATCACATGGTCAACAGCAGAGCGCCCATTGAAACCGATACACCGGCTCTGCGAGTCAGAAACTCTAGTCCGAGTGGACGCATCAGGTAG